Below is a genomic region from Argiope bruennichi chromosome 3, qqArgBrue1.1, whole genome shotgun sequence.
ctgtaatacaaaattttttctaccTGCTTCAAagttattacatataaaaatttcgatttatttttaattaaaaatttaattaaatttgaaaatttatttcttagtaaGTATCTACTACTCATAAAGTACTTTTCTACCAACTCTGGTGGTTCTAAGACTAATATTCGTTTGAGCATTTTGGATGATTTTTAACCAAACAAGTCGCATGATAATCAAGCATGCcgcaatttatttagaaaatattcttccagaattttttttttaaaagaaaaacaatctttcCATTtgacttataaatataaaagtttatttattttgaaagtcagAATTTTTGACTGCagcagtttgaaatttaaatttattcaaaagacgaAAGATAAATTACAGATATGGAAAAGTGTCTTTTTGCGCCCTTTCAGTCAGATTCCTGGTACCAGTGCAATCGCTTTTGAGATAAATATATGTTCGAGAATGGGGATATGCATTTCcgaacgaattttttaaaaaaaattatgattttaattctaattaattacaaattaaggaAGCATTTTGACATATACTCGTGATATTCTCGAAAATATTGTCTCACAAAACTGCTTTTACgccttttaaaatagaaaaatgtatttttataatattaatttagttaacgtgtaattttttttctgaatttaaacaagtcttttttaaaaaaattgttttataatttttaacgatAGGTACAATTATTAATGAAATCGAAGTATTTCCATTCCTCATCAAATcacttgattttcttttattgttaaaagctaactaaggaagaaatattttatttattactagcctcTTTAGAATTGTTTATCgagaatattgattatttttatttttcattaaacacCTTATACATAACTTTGACATTCACACTACCTCAAAATAACTATTGCTGAGCAACACACTGTGATGGACATTAGTCCTGtgttattttaaggattttttttatattatgtaaatgaaCATTTCCAATAAAGTCGAATCCTGTGGCATCTTAATGTCATTAGAAAGGTAACCTTCCAGGTAATCTATCTTTTAATAGCATGTCTTTTTTCACAGTATTCTAACTTTGCGTTATATTCCTCATAAAAACTGCTTaagtaataaaagcaatattttcttagttttcaacaGTAGAAGAAATATCAATCCATTCAACATTTGCTGTCGCGATGAAATCGGTTTGATAtcgaaacaatgaaatatattatagaaaataatgcaaaaaaaattcttttgaaaaattattgaaattcagaaaaaaattatacgacAAATAAACTGTTATGCTTAACAGTAAACTCTTTTGAATTTGGAAAgggcgaaaaaaattatttttgtgctgatATATTTTCATCAGCAATAGcgaaaaacgataaaaaaaatctttcatttttactttcttgtacacaTAGTATAGGGAAGGTgtagtaaatttctaaaaattaactcgagattttgtgcatctccacgttttagatctccctgagttcgaaaagtacgtttttgaaattatgtcagtatgtctgtctgtctgtgacaaagataactcaaaattccCTTGatctagacgggtgaaatttgctATAgaactttataccaaatttgtagcattctatcaaattttggagaaaaataagaATCCGTTCataggaagtctgtttgtctgactgttcgaatataagttaacactaaaTGAAGAcagctaggtagataaaattctgtaaatagatTTAGTATCTTAATAGAGTAgacacatttcaaattttgtgccCTTCCTAACAAGGGATTGATCTTTGTTGGTCTgtgcttttagaaacatgtaaacataactcaaaagtgcaatgacataaatatatcaaatgtggtaTGATTTTTTGTGACTTCATTTgcagttctgtgccaaatttttgcttcaatctgttaaaaaaaaacacgtctGAAACATAAAATCGATTTTCTGATGCTATTAGCTGCATGCCAGAgtttaattgccaaataactcgccaagaataaagcgatagattcagtaaaatgctatattcacaataaaggttaatatttctttactattgtgcgccaatgtcatgcaaggcgttctctgggataacagtttaattagagaatatgcgagaaaatttgggGAGACCTCTTTCACTGATTAATAGTGAATATctgttcaatttaaaaagaaataagaaaatgggTTATGATACCGCGAAAGACATCGTGCAGTTTGACGATAAACTACCGAAACACTTAGATTTTTAAGGGCTCAGTTCTACAATGGGACAATTCCATGAGAAAGGTTCATGTGGGCAATAAACAGAATAGGTGTACggttattaaaatatgatgactTTGATGTCTatcataatttgatgtttaaaaattatttgttgagaaaattatgaatataacgTTATTCATATTagatatttaactgaaatgaagCACAATCGGTATTAATGGCGAGCCAACTGGTCACTAAAGGggttaataaaactttaatacttaatttgtactaataataaaaaatgacaataactgtgaaacattaaaaaaagcagtaaaatatatatagagactacacagtctttttttttatcatttgaagatGGCACAGCAGCATTGCAATaacaatgattttgaaattttaccatAACATATGCCATATAATCTTttcttgtatatattataattttttttattaatgagggAAGATAGTAGTATCAAATACATTTCCATTTTATTCCTATGaagtttcaaaactttcaaaataataatgtgtaataataaaaatttcaataacttttagaATAATAATGCGTTTATGTAGCATATATCCTCTGATTCGAATGAGGCAAAAATAGGTACTGATTTCTTTTTACAGCCACTGGgcttacttggcgattttcagattaagCAAAGATCGCCAATACCCATTACATATAAGATGCCATGATGCTTGAATTCCAGGGTTTACTTAGCGATTAAGCAATGGGCATTAAGAAgccctttctttttctttgtgacttaatttactataatttttgatTGCCCAGTGTCCGTTTTAGTCAGCCTTCTTTATAAAGGGGTCTAGgtgcaaaaaaaaacatttgaggccctaaatttttcataaagcaaaaataaattacaatcgTAAACATATATTCCTATTGcaagtttatttaatttgtgattttatttttgctgttaaTTTCTTcagagaaattagaattttttgcaatttttttacattgcttAATACAGCAAGTGCATTTATGTGCATTTAGGGCTGCTTTCTCATCGtcattttagttcttgatcatgttgggGGTCCCTCAATCCCGGGGTCCTAGTGCATAGCATCCGCTGCACTCCCCAGATGGCCGGTCCTGGTTTTAgtacattatattatttactcAGAAGCTcagtgtttataaatttataaatgctttagaTAAAAAGTATTCGAAATGGAACAGATAGgattctgaataataatatttagcagtttatattattctaataattaatagaatttgataatttatttgtttgacgTTTTTTAACCCACCAATCCTTGTTAGAAATCTGTGTCTGGATAGTGGAggctaaatatgtattttaaaattcatcaataaatttgaaatcaatgaaTTGTTATCAAAACTTTAATGCTGTTGTCAAAAATTTAGGAGCATGTTATCATCAtcacgaatttaaaatttaaaaaattagttttttcgtTTTAgcaatggaaattaatttattattgtataccAACTTTAacttaatacatttaaatctattatctcttttaattgattattctcttctattcttttttattctcttttaattattatatttaattattaatttttccattttaataatttttagaccAATTTTAAACAGGATTTCtgacaataattcttttttgatgTAATGTAATTTAACACATTTTCCTGTTTCATCCCATTTTTTCACTCGTATGCTTTTGTCAGttgtatgacaaaaaaaaatgttcaatttagtTATTAATCGAATTTAAACTTTCGCTTTTATTGATATGATAACAATTTAAGGCTGGCActctttttaatagttttgtgaTGGGAAATGCACATAATGCAATGCATAATGTAATCAAGCTTATTGAAAACAAGATACAagacataaaataatacaatattacgAACTAAAGATTCGAAAATTAAGGATATATATTACTGAAATCTTCAGTAAAAAgcatatgaattaattaatttgaaaaaaaaactgattattttgcCTATAAAAAGCAAACTAACCAATCACATAACTGATTTTAGAAAAAGCAGCTTCGGAGCTGTCGATAAAATGCGAAAATCAACCAACCATATTTCGCGGACCGCAGAACCACCGGCATGGAATCCACAGGTAAACAACTTATTATCTAGGATTAGGTCTTTGTTTTCTTTATAGCCTATTGTTCCACCTCGAAAAGCAAGACATAAACTAAATTCGTCTTCACATAGAACATCGCTTCTAACTAATCGACATTTGATATTGGAAGAGAATCGATGCCCCGGCGACAGCGGGAAATCCACTATTCTGTGtctaatatttcatgatatttccCATATtcgaagtattgtaatcatttaaGAATGAGGTATCCatatttggataatttttcaagttttatacgTCTCTTGTttgaacaaaaatcatttttggaatcctGTTTGTCTGTtcgtgaatatgataactcataCTGACGATAATTtcaatggaaatttaatatgcagTTTTCACACCATAGttacagatgttaaattttaaaacgaatcctttttttataggaaatctgaattaaaatgaaaatagcgCAACTCAGGAATACGAataactagatggatgaaattcagtatatcaAAGGcagatttagataaaattttattatttaataattatgtttctaTGTTATtgttattgtgaaatattatgtAGGCTCTTCTGCTTGAGCTATTTAGACCTCCTCCACTCTTTCTTTTTATGTCTGCTCCCTTATTTTTTATtccgttttttttaatttatttatttcttttggctGTCTTTAACTTCTTTTGCATTAAGTACACAcgcatataaaagatttttttgaatagctagttctttgataactatttaaattttattttttaattttaattatgagctttttatcggtgtaacgccacttttggtaCACACGCAATCATCATCATCAGAATGCATCAGAATAATATGAGACCCTCTCCTAATTAGTAGACATAAGCGATTATAATAGACTCATCATTATTATGCCTTCCAAGGAAGCGAGAACCTACGTACattttatcttcataattaaGATGCCACTTCCTTCTACAGGGATTCTAGAGGAAGTTATGGATAAATTTTGTGTGCAAATTATTTCagctttaatacaaaaaaaaaaaacctgtggAAATTAGCGTtagaatggatttaaaaaaatccctccGACATTACTGaacaaatgatttgaattttgagGCGTCGTAAAAGTAATTGCCTTGCAGAATACCTTTAGAATTAATTTCGgtcaaagttataaaataattaaatatcaagcTGATAAATAGACAAGGTTATAAAATCAAATGGAATGAAAGtcaatgaaaagtaaattttcggAAAATTTACAAGAAGTTTATAGATACAAAtcaatagaatattttgttaCATAACAGTAGAcacaattatttctaattatacgcAATAAAAATCATCCTTCATGCAAACTTTTCCCCGGTTTTATTTGCTGTAAAAAATGTAGGAATCTACAGTTGCTCGCACATTTCTTTTCTCTTATCTTGTAATGGCATTTTCTAAGTTTTTATATACTAAGAAAACCATATAAAATAGTTATGTTTCGGGGACAtcttaaattttgcattcatAATTCAGAAGTTTATACAAAAGGATTCATATATATGTAGGATAAATGTTTGCCGATATATCTGATTACAAATATGTAGTTTTTACTGAAATCTGGCacttattgttttcaaaaagaagattaaaatgcaaaaattaattaaaatataaattaaagattaagtaaaatgttaagatttttcatctttactttttgaaaatgtactctaaaaaattatttttaaaaaatgattttattcaatcctaaaactcaaaaaaaaaaaatcactaaataatattaatttaatttcaaaacacttttttttctctaattttaataattttttataaaatttgatttgacgCAAAATCTGTAACAATGCTTATTATGAAATTCTACCTCATTTCATTGTTCCGTCATACGATTCAACTGCGCACTTCTGCCAATatcacaagatttaaaaaaaaaaaatttaaaaaaaaaaactcagatttTAACACAGATTTCTGCTTTTATGTCAtagtatatacactttttatattTGCACCTGTGCTAGTAGATACCATCAAATTCGTATTTTTCAATGTTTGTCAAACAATAAGGTTAACTCTTAATATAAACTAAACCCACTGTAGATATGAACGCATACGTGCTCTTTATCTCCTCCTAaagaatttgattgaaatcaaCCAAACATTCCGcgtttattatttaagaatgagaaaaaaaaatactatcaacTTTTAAAAgggcaaaagttaattaaatattcaattaattagtaactaactaaaattttgccattttttttcgcAGTAATATAAGAACAAACTATGCcacaagtagggattgcaattccgggataccgaatatcggtattttgagccatttgtacaattttgtaataccggtattcacaagtttaaataacggtttttcggtatttactagaaatttttaaaatttatccactatatgttcagggatcgccaacataacaaaatagtatacgtttttgtttttatgtctcaataaagggcgaaattaattaactaaataatggcttaattaattgcttaaatcttaattagcgaaacatggataaTCCcttaaagaagaaattgtatccataatgactgatggagcaacagttatgaaaaaagttggaaagttgatgggtgcaaatcagcagttgtgctatgctcatggaattcaattaagatTAATGGatgtattttaccaaaaaaataaagaacagaagaatcgaAATACTGTGGATGCAGAAACTTCGGaatccaactttgaagagagtaagagtgatattgataatgaagatattggcaatgtaattgttgaagaagatattgctaatgaggatgaaatattaacccatcaagaattgcttcctataatttataaagttcgaaaaattgttaagatatttaaacattccctACAAAAGattacatattactaaaatacatactaactgaaaataaaatagaatatacgttaatattagattttaaaacactttggaaccgtttactcctaacatcacactagaacagcacacatcactatctgaagattatatattacattgaaaaatggcacagaagaaaggcatatcgaaataaaaaaatgtcttacggtatttacataaatataatgattttaaaaatgaaaatgaaaaagaagaaaagaaaataaccaattcaaatttgattaagtttatagtaaattttcttaaaattttttacctacaaacctattcacattcaaaagaattcggttcagttatcgaagattatgaagatactaatgtcgatagtgaaaagtaattgtctcttgaacaaatattagaattagcgataaataagaaaatttcaacgaaccaaaatacaatacagaaatcagctatatccaaaaccatccgataagaaattgatttatttgaagatgagggatttagaggtaaatacttggaaaaagtatatcgcgcattgctaacagtaccactaactatcgtagatgccaaaagagcgttttcgacagctagtaatttttgcacaaaatttcttttcaggcttaatgacagtacaatggatgcattatgttttttaagatcacatttcaaaaatttgtattactaccacagactgaatagtgatatttacaattttttgtgatttaaataaataagttgttcctttacttttttgtgattctttatatattgttagaatttataagatacaaattattttttgtgatatttacactctctaataaaactggcgaataaaacaaagaaacacctgtgttttctttttctaaaatttctaataccggtattaaaaccggtatcccggtattaagatctaaaaaataccgaataccgatattgcaatccctagccacaagtaatattttcatacattttaaaattcaaaattttaccttttgacagatacttttttttatttcattttttattaatttttaaaaattaataaataattgaaagttaTCCAAGGTGCATTGCTAAgcatagaaatttgaattattttatgcttatttttttaaattgccattttatatttttaactatttttgaaatgtttttttttatttcaatacaatttacTTCCCACATTTTAGCCaacgtttgaaaatttattttacttaaaatttggcatgcaattaactttatatacaatttgtatttttgacGAACAAGAATACGTTTGGCAATAAGACAGAACCAAATATCCAACAAAAAGAACATATATCAACAACTGTTGCCAGAACTCATTTGCTGAATTTTGGAATAATACtggagaaaaagttttaaaacagacAATTAACAATTCATATATGGAACAGATATTGATCTGGTTTATTTTCctgtacttttttattaattcacaatttactatttaattaactatctcaaaattaattaaatagtaactTCATCAGcacttttgatatttttccattttgccAGCGCAAATCTCACCAAGCATTTGAACTCACCAAGACTTTATTGGTGAAAACACACAGTATATATATAAAGTTGTTaataaatgttaagaattatTTACTTTGGAAGCATAAGCATTTTTGGCGACTTTATCGCGACTTTTTGGCAACAACCAATTACAATTGATCCGGAAGTACGACAAAATAACCAATAAGACTACTCCTCTGTGACCAACCTATTTGATTTGAATATACAACATACAGTAGTAGAAAGCGCGGGAAAATAGTTTTGGATTATTAAGATTGTTGTAAAGATGAAATCTAtgtgaactttgttattttaaattcaatttattatcatgcgagaacatgtTTTGGTTAGTGAGTTTTGCAGCTTGAAATCGCaaaggcaatgaatattgaagcttgAAATAGCGTAGTCAATGAATAAAGCATACATCGCAATTTTCATCaacatcttttaatcgcataaattttttcatgcttttaccaatattgcattaatattatgtACGCCTTATTTGAaagcagatgcttttttaaaaggctgatctgcttttaccagtattgctttattattacgtatgcttctttgacagcagatgcagTTTTAAAAGGTTAACGTAGAACTATGACCGGCCTCACCGTGGCGGGGGGGGGGTCTCTGGATGGAATGGGTGAAGTACGTCGGGAGTTTACTCCTGGTAGGGCCACCCAaggcgtgaaggccattccaTTATATCCAGCTAACGCTAGGAGGTGAAAAGAGCAAAGTCGGACTTCTACCTTTCTTGGGTGCTCTAGGTAGTTTCCTACCAATTGAAGCCGTCCCCCTTTCCCTTTTGTTCATGATGGATTCGCCTTTAGCTTCTAATACCGCATCGTCCGTCGCGCGGGTTAACAAGGGACGCGATCTGGATTTAGGCAGAGGGTCCAGACCGATTAATGTGTTACAGTCTCCACCCAAAACTAAACGAACTATGCCTTTAAGAATATTGCAATGTAATATCAATGGGCTCTGTACTAGCGCTACTAGAGCTAAACTTGACCACCTTTCGAAACTAGCAGATCAACACAGAGTACAAATTATTGCTCTGCAAGAAACTAAATACAAGACTGCCTTTAAGTTGAAACTAAAGGGATTCAATATTTTTCGTAAAGATAGATTGAATAGAGGAGGTGGTGGCTTGGCCCTTCTAATACGTAAGGCAAACTTCCAGGTCATCAATATCGGTCAACTCCATAATGACTGTGATCTTGAAATACAGGGTATTTCTCTGAATTGGAATGGAGAACCAATAAAGATTTTCAACACCTACTTACCTCCAAACGGGCGAGGATTGTGCGATGGCCTATCTCTCGTCACTAACGAACAGACATTTATTTTAGGAGACCTTAATGCCAAACATACTTCTTGGGGTTGTTCTACAACTAACCAGATTGGTGttgatctttcaaattttatcgaCGATAAAGCATTCATGTGTATAAATGATGGTTCTCCAACTCATAGTTCATATAGCTATGCAACAAACGAGGCTTTAGATGTTTCTTTTGTTAGTGCCGATCTGTTTCCCAAATGCAAATGGGAAGTATTAGAGAATATAGGAAGTGATCATCTacctattttaattgaattaaatcagTCATCAGATGCAAAAGTAGTTGAGAGAAAGTATTGGAATTTCAAAAAGGCGAACTGGGACCTCTATGGTACTAAAATTGCGCAGGCTTTTGAACAGGTAACTCCTTGCACTGAGTTGGAGGGGCAATGGTCTTTCTTCCGAGAAACTATCATTAGTGCAGCCAAAGCTCCAATTCCTAGAGGAAACATTAAGGATCACCATCGAAACTTTGCGGATGACCTTTCTGTGGTGGAGCCTCTTATTCTCAAGAGAAATGATCTTTCTAGGGATCGC
It encodes:
- the LOC129962775 gene encoding uncharacterized protein LOC129962775 codes for the protein MDSPLASNTASSVARVNKGRDLDLGRGSRPINVLQSPPKTKRTMPLRILQCNINGLCTSATRAKLDHLSKLADQHRVQIIALQETKYKTAFKLKLKGFNIFRKDRLNRGGGGLALLIRKANFQVINIGQLHNDCDLEIQGISLNWNGEPIKIFNTYLPPNGRGLCDGLSLVTNEQTFILGDLNAKHTSWGCSTTNQIGVDLSNFIDDKAFMCINDGSPTHSSYSYATNEALDVSFVSADLFPKCKWEVLENIGSDHLPILIELNQSSDAKVVERKYWNFKKANWDLYGTKIAQAFEQVTPCTELEGQWSFFRETIISAAKAPIPRGNIKDHHRNFADDLSVVEPLILKRNDLSRDRFEHNNISVRIELNRVNAEIKQLYASARRKRWTELCENIDVGTSNTKLWKLAKAIDREQPQYEK